In Thermanaerovibrio velox DSM 12556, the genomic stretch AAAGCCGGGAATAAAGGGGCTGAAGCGGCCTTGACCGCCCTTGAGATGGCAAGGCTTTTGGATCAAATCCGAAAGGACCAGGGACAGGGGGAGGAGTAGTTCATATGATGGACCTTCGATGGGTAAGGGATAACCTGGAAGAGGCGAGATCTTATTTAAGGGCTCGGAACTCCGATTTCCCGCTAGATCAGCTTATATCCTTTGATGAAAGGCGTCGGCAGATCCTGGCGGAGGTTGAGGATCTGAAGGCCAAGCGCAATGAGGGTTCCCGGAGGGTTGGGGAGATGAAGCGCCGGGGGGAAGAACCCAAGGATCTTATGGAGGAGATGCGTGCCATAGGAGATAGGATTTCTGTGCTGGAGAGTGAGCTGTCTGCGGTTGAGCAGGAGCTCAACGGTCTTTTGCTTAGGATGCCCAACAGGCCGCATGAATCCGTCCCGGTAGGAAAGGATGAGACTTGCAACCCGGTGGTCAGGGTTTGGGGAGAGCCTAGGCAGTTCGACTTCACTCCCAAGCCCCATTGGGAAGTTGGCGAGGCCTTGGGGATAATGGAGTTTGAAAGGGCGGTCCGTTTGGCGGAGAGCCGGTTCGTGATTCTTCGGGGACTGGGTGCTCGGTTGGAAAGGGCATTGATCCAGTATATGTTGGATCTTCACTGTGAGAACGGCTATACTGAGGTATCCCCTCCCTTTCTCGTTAACACCGATACGATGACTGGTACTGGTCAGCTGCCTAAGTTTGCGGAAGATCTGTACCGCTGTGCCAACGATGACCTGTGGCTCATCCCCACCGCGGAGGTTCCCCTTACGAACCTTCACAGGGGGGAGATACTGGAGGAGGAACAGCTGCCCCTTTACTACACTGCTTACACCCCATGTTTTAGGCGAGAGGCCGGTAGTTATGGGCGGGATGTAAAGGGTATGCTCAGGGTTCATCAGTTCTCCAAGGTGGAGCTTGTAAAAATATGCAAACCCGAGGACAGTTACGATGAGCTTGAGAAGCTTACCGCTTCTGCGGAGTCCGTGTTGAAGGGGCTTGGGCTTCCGTATAGGGTTGTTTGCCTCTGCACCGGTGATATGGGATTTGGAGCCAGCAAGACCTATGACATAGAGGTCTGGCTGCCATCTCAGGGGTGTTATCGGGAGATAAGTTCGTGCAGCAACTGTGAGGATTTTCAGGCCAGGAGAATGAACACCCGCTACAGACCGAAGGGAGGGGGCAAGCCGCGATTTGTCCATACCCTAAATGGCTCTGGGATAGCGGTTGGGCGGTGCCTCCTGGCCATAGTGGAAAACTTCCAGCGGCAAGATGGGTCCGTTGATATCCCCGATGCATTGGTGCCCTACATGGGAGGGGTCAAGCGGATAGTCCCGGTTTGCAGTGGTAATGCTTAGTTTTGTTTGGGGTCAGTGGTTTGGTGAATATTGACTTTTGGTCTCAAGTTTCTTTGATCCTGGTCCTAGGGCTTGGGGGATTGCTGGTTCAGCGGTTCTTCAAGCCCCATTTGGACAGGGATCAGTACTACTACGTTAAGGACATAACCATGCTGGCATCTTGGGCCATGGTGGGGATTTGGTCTGGAAGCGGGCTCCTCAAGTGGGTCATAATAGCTGGCATGGGAGGGTTGTTTCTGGGCTTTTGCCAGAAGATGCAGCGTTCTTTTGAACTCAGACCCCTGTTTCTGCTATTGGGGCTCCTGCTTGCCCTCTTTGGACCAAGGATAAACTTCATAGGAATGCCTGGAGGTGTTTTCCTTTACCTTCCGCAGGGGGTAGCGGTGATTTTAAGCGCCCTTTGGTATTCCCTCTTCCCGCTTGTTCTCCAAGAAGTGGATCAGATACCAGGTCTTGGGGGAAGCCTGCTTTTCGTTGGGTGGTTGTTGATGACTCTTGGAGTCGTCA encodes the following:
- the serS gene encoding serine--tRNA ligase, whose product is MMDLRWVRDNLEEARSYLRARNSDFPLDQLISFDERRRQILAEVEDLKAKRNEGSRRVGEMKRRGEEPKDLMEEMRAIGDRISVLESELSAVEQELNGLLLRMPNRPHESVPVGKDETCNPVVRVWGEPRQFDFTPKPHWEVGEALGIMEFERAVRLAESRFVILRGLGARLERALIQYMLDLHCENGYTEVSPPFLVNTDTMTGTGQLPKFAEDLYRCANDDLWLIPTAEVPLTNLHRGEILEEEQLPLYYTAYTPCFRREAGSYGRDVKGMLRVHQFSKVELVKICKPEDSYDELEKLTASAESVLKGLGLPYRVVCLCTGDMGFGASKTYDIEVWLPSQGCYREISSCSNCEDFQARRMNTRYRPKGGGKPRFVHTLNGSGIAVGRCLLAIVENFQRQDGSVDIPDALVPYMGGVKRIVPVCSGNA